Proteins encoded within one genomic window of Hahella chejuensis KCTC 2396:
- a CDS encoding transglycosylase domain-containing protein, with protein MLRKLMRARKKLAAGVAVTVTLSCAALAGATYFAIKPLPEDLSAVISSASKNTYLDRRGKRLNITYENEWNIYDVNDFHNIPEFLRRAFILSEDKRFYSHGGVDWLARLNAARQNVMSGGVVRGASTISEQVVRMLHPRPRTPWSRWIEGFEAANLEAQFSKVEILEFYLNQVPYSARRRGVIQAAQYYFGRDLSTLNYKEMLALAVLVRSPRWLDPQRQLRNLNRAIDNLLDRLDLDDDERAAIAAQTLELQKTDIHYDLSHFIRFAENRLNAQNLENGAVYTTIDTELQTKIQQTLDNRLDNLASYRVQNGAVLVIDHENNEILSWVVGYAGRDDKPFNRIDAITTPRQPGSTLKPLLYANAIRKGWTAATMLDDSPLQESVGLGMHTYHNYSRGYYGLISLREALGNSLNIPAVLAVQYVGPGEFLNFLHDLGVDSLSGHPNVYGDGLALGNGEMTLYELVQAYSVMARMGDFRPLSFTEGGRSYQGHRVLSEDISSLVADIMSDPAAREKEFGWDSVLNFPHQTAVKTGTSSDYRDAWSVGFNDKYTVGVWMGNLDYAEMNKVTGSMGPAYVLRSVFNELNKNREVKPLYLSNNLQKLPVCITTGELAANGCESRDEWFLPGTVPGGASKSIDEVRIRKPSKGLLMAMDPRIPDESEYFEFALTEADNIESVKWFINGALVATTNKPTYNWKLSKGDFSTRAEIAFTDGAQPVITEEIQYRVN; from the coding sequence ATGCTGAGAAAACTGATGCGCGCCAGGAAAAAGCTGGCGGCCGGCGTCGCAGTGACAGTCACCCTGTCCTGCGCCGCTCTGGCCGGGGCCACCTATTTCGCCATCAAACCTCTGCCGGAAGATCTTTCCGCCGTTATCTCAAGCGCCAGCAAGAACACCTATCTGGACCGGCGCGGCAAGCGTTTGAACATCACTTACGAGAACGAGTGGAATATCTACGACGTCAACGATTTCCACAATATTCCCGAGTTCCTGCGGCGGGCGTTCATCCTGTCGGAGGACAAGCGCTTTTACTCCCACGGCGGCGTGGACTGGCTGGCGCGGCTCAACGCTGCCCGCCAGAACGTCATGTCCGGGGGCGTGGTGCGCGGCGCCAGCACCATCAGCGAACAGGTCGTGCGGATGCTGCATCCGCGTCCGCGCACGCCCTGGTCGCGCTGGATCGAAGGGTTTGAAGCCGCCAATCTGGAAGCTCAATTTTCCAAGGTCGAAATCCTTGAGTTTTACCTGAACCAGGTTCCCTACTCCGCTCGCCGCCGCGGCGTCATACAGGCGGCGCAGTATTATTTCGGCCGTGATCTCTCTACTCTTAACTACAAAGAGATGCTGGCGCTGGCGGTATTGGTCAGGTCACCGCGCTGGCTGGACCCACAGCGGCAGCTGCGCAATTTGAATCGCGCTATCGACAACCTGCTGGACCGGCTGGACCTTGACGACGACGAACGCGCCGCCATCGCAGCGCAGACCCTGGAGCTGCAGAAAACGGACATCCATTATGATTTGTCTCACTTCATCCGGTTCGCAGAAAACCGCCTGAATGCGCAGAATCTGGAAAACGGCGCCGTCTACACCACCATTGATACGGAACTGCAGACCAAGATCCAGCAAACCCTGGACAATCGTCTGGATAATCTGGCGTCTTACCGGGTGCAAAACGGCGCTGTCCTGGTGATTGATCACGAGAACAACGAGATATTGTCCTGGGTGGTGGGTTACGCCGGTCGCGACGATAAGCCCTTCAACCGCATCGACGCCATTACTACCCCCCGCCAACCCGGCTCAACGCTAAAGCCCCTGTTGTACGCCAACGCCATCCGCAAAGGCTGGACCGCCGCCACCATGCTGGACGATTCGCCGTTGCAGGAAAGCGTCGGTCTGGGCATGCACACCTATCACAATTACAGCCGTGGCTACTACGGCCTGATTTCATTGCGGGAAGCCCTGGGCAACTCCCTCAATATTCCCGCCGTCCTGGCCGTCCAATACGTGGGGCCGGGTGAGTTTCTAAACTTCCTGCACGATCTCGGCGTAGACAGCCTGTCCGGACATCCCAATGTTTACGGCGATGGCTTAGCTCTGGGCAATGGAGAAATGACGCTTTACGAGTTGGTGCAGGCGTACTCGGTGATGGCCCGCATGGGCGACTTCAGACCTTTATCCTTCACCGAGGGCGGTCGCAGCTATCAGGGCCATCGCGTTCTGTCCGAGGATATCTCCAGTCTGGTGGCCGATATCATGTCCGACCCGGCGGCGAGAGAAAAAGAGTTTGGCTGGGATTCCGTATTGAATTTCCCTCATCAGACCGCCGTCAAAACCGGCACCTCCAGCGATTATCGGGATGCCTGGTCGGTAGGCTTCAACGACAAGTACACTGTAGGCGTCTGGATGGGCAACCTGGATTATGCGGAGATGAACAAAGTCACCGGCTCCATGGGACCAGCTTATGTATTGCGCTCGGTATTCAATGAGCTGAATAAAAACCGGGAAGTGAAACCCCTTTATCTCAGCAATAATCTGCAGAAGCTGCCTGTCTGCATCACTACGGGAGAACTGGCCGCTAATGGTTGTGAATCACGGGATGAATGGTTTTTACCCGGAACCGTACCCGGAGGGGCCAGTAAAAGTATAGATGAAGTAAGGATTCGCAAACCCAGCAAGGGCCTGCTGATGGCGATGGACCCTCGCATACCGGATGAATCCGAATACTTCGAATTCGCACTGACAGAGGCGGATAACATCGAAAGCGTGAAGTGGTTCATCAATGGCGCACTGGTCGCCACCACCAATAAACCCACCTACAACTGGAAGCTCTCCAAAGGCGATTTTTCCACCAGAGCGGAAATCGCCTTTACGGACGGAGCCCAGCCTGTCATCACAGAAGAAATTCAATATCGAGTAAATTAA
- a CDS encoding YopT-type cysteine protease domain-containing protein — protein sequence MSFTSWKTISALKQFRVAKFKQRRQIMTRPLLQQMKNIQVGGCTGLSFSWVQRHQRQRGETPANRIDYLNTDIAWKNTDYFAGYFNNTKHHSYADRIASVAPTSLGMRHGGVVIEKNYDTYGSALQHLSNNPGHHIVMMVLSGKGISTNHVCALYVDADGMKFFDPNSGEYRCTTGKRLDFFKQLTAQYHTYVSSGGVAIDITFKEVQFHHVG from the coding sequence ATGTCCTTTACTTCCTGGAAGACCATTTCCGCGCTGAAACAGTTTCGTGTGGCTAAGTTCAAACAGCGTCGCCAGATTATGACGCGTCCGCTTTTGCAGCAGATGAAGAATATTCAGGTTGGCGGCTGTACTGGCCTGTCATTTTCCTGGGTGCAGCGTCATCAGCGTCAGCGCGGTGAAACTCCCGCCAATCGTATTGATTACCTGAACACGGATATCGCCTGGAAAAATACAGATTATTTCGCCGGTTACTTCAATAACACCAAGCATCATTCGTATGCCGACCGTATCGCCTCTGTGGCGCCGACGTCTTTGGGAATGCGTCATGGCGGGGTCGTTATCGAAAAGAACTACGATACCTATGGCTCGGCGCTTCAGCATCTGAGCAACAACCCTGGTCATCACATTGTCATGATGGTTTTGAGCGGCAAGGGTATTTCCACAAACCACGTTTGCGCGTTATACGTGGATGCTGACGGCATGAAGTTCTTCGATCCCAACTCTGGCGAGTATCGTTGTACGACAGGCAAGCGCCTCGACTTCTTCAAGCAGCTGACGGCCCAGTACCACACCTACGTGTCTTCCGGTGGCGTGGCTATCGATATCACATTTAAAGAAGTACAGTTTCACCACGTTGGATGA
- a CDS encoding ISAs1 family transposase has product MILLTCPTRVAVARFGDAKREWFDSFLELPHGIPSHDTFNDVFAKIDPEAFQQSFSSWAASLAARIPGDIIAVDGKTLRGSYDRASSKAAIHMVSAWSTANELVLGQLKTEEKSNEFTAIPKLFTLLALEDCPVTIDAIGRQRDIAKQIVDKNADYLLVVKHNQHTLHEGIHDLYIEAEAKGFTEDFTDSVTEEGDKHGRIDKLHCRVTHRFSGLGALADKTRPNSLWVAEVYRYNSNAGLIIDSRE; this is encoded by the coding sequence ATCATTTTACTGACCTGCCCGACCCGCGTCGCCGTCGCCCGTTTTGGCGACGCCAAACGGGAATGGTTTGATTCTTTTCTAGAGCTTCCACATGGCATTCCCTCCCATGACACTTTCAACGATGTCTTCGCCAAAATTGATCCGGAAGCTTTTCAGCAAAGCTTCAGCTCTTGGGCGGCTTCTTTGGCCGCCCGCATCCCTGGCGATATTATCGCAGTCGATGGCAAGACGCTGCGCGGCTCTTATGATCGCGCCTCATCCAAAGCCGCAATCCATATGGTTAGCGCTTGGTCGACCGCCAACGAGTTGGTGCTGGGGCAGCTGAAAACGGAGGAGAAATCCAACGAATTCACCGCCATTCCCAAGTTGTTCACGCTCCTCGCGCTGGAAGATTGTCCGGTAACAATTGACGCCATTGGGCGTCAACGTGATATAGCTAAACAGATTGTCGACAAGAACGCTGACTACTTATTGGTCGTGAAACACAATCAGCACACGCTACACGAAGGCATTCATGACCTTTACATTGAAGCGGAAGCGAAAGGTTTTACCGAGGATTTCACGGACAGCGTCACCGAAGAGGGCGATAAGCATGGCCGCATAGACAAGCTGCATTGTCGGGTAACCCATCGGTTCTCAGGGCTTGGCGCTTTGGCGGACAAAACTCGTCCTAACAGCCTCTGGGTAGCTGAGGTGTACAGGTATAATTCCAATGCAGGGCTGATTATTGATTCGCGAGAGTAG
- a CDS encoding HsdM family class I SAM-dependent methyltransferase: MNTDDLVGQLISAGVAETSIVRLDQQATPRHLRYLDLLKECPKVDAMGPDVVVESGGQPQVYVVRQDRLGGSQGRSRQALFELIRVLGCRSDARFLVVVQHGGLDVYPVGVFTSVPQPLITDREEPAALWRSLLGGVEFSRQTSPGLKANYHWIENLLFKLLVAAATDIKAACSDLTARQVLSLVGRSLFFRFLVDRNIVKETDLPSISQKAESLSELFSTPQAMEDTCLWLDKTFNGDLLSLEDNGYQRIFRHIDDNIEKVCWSLSNIQHHAANGQLQLDWGWIKFQHVPVDVLSQVYEDFAHQFVPDLARKTSVHFTPRQIAEVVIEGAFSAVKSALPHEARVLDPSAGAGVFLVLALRRLVAEHWLHTGVRPTRQVIRQVLANQLSGFDINLDALNIAALSLYLAALELDPKPSPLTDLKFKKLIGSVLRLVDNESLGTKTDLGSLSQPIIQGIENHYDIVVGNPPWTGFKGGAAKSLNETLAQLIRHEADTTVAKSEADGVVARYGSPDIAFLLAARLWTKPEGAIALALHGRFLFQKDAYALRRHVFSVLRVTGIMNFAALRQDKRLWPTNDAQFILLVAENSQPKQSDRFYFISPRQEPQLAAVGQFRVDPSAAIPVSCQVPCKHLDAFKALYKGGPLGFELISRIQHENRHSVKTQLDQLNLKFKSGYQLGKVENRIRSAQHLVGCPTADLNMCYRVDERFAETFDIETLQWPRTPDIYEGPLLLFRESPKLDRAVRGALVSETKTAFSESFFGLSFRGKVQYRSLMDLLYILSYSDLLIYYQLLTSAKFGVERDSSLQCDLENFPLVDWESLDREMNHRVRKVASKLSAGDPCWKEVDEIVADIYELSHADQQLIKDTLSVELPFVGARHFANQSVSETDLIAFTDAFNRIAGPFSNSEHAVAMPLGKHRGWSFIQIGGNQNREDLFTMFKELERLCVTGDSYWASQLRYHVADGIEILGRIDQMRYWTKTEARIQALEWLRQCAEVAEQEV, encoded by the coding sequence ATGAATACGGACGATTTAGTTGGCCAACTAATATCAGCGGGAGTCGCTGAGACCAGCATTGTGCGACTTGATCAGCAGGCGACCCCTCGTCATCTTCGCTATCTTGATCTACTGAAGGAATGCCCTAAGGTTGATGCTATGGGGCCGGATGTCGTTGTCGAGTCAGGCGGGCAGCCGCAGGTCTATGTTGTTAGACAAGATCGTCTCGGAGGCTCTCAGGGTAGAAGCAGGCAGGCACTTTTTGAATTGATACGTGTGTTGGGATGTCGCTCGGATGCGCGGTTTCTGGTGGTGGTGCAACACGGTGGCCTTGATGTTTATCCTGTTGGGGTGTTTACCAGCGTCCCTCAGCCGCTAATCACTGATCGTGAGGAGCCTGCTGCTCTGTGGCGGTCTCTGTTAGGTGGAGTTGAATTCTCACGGCAAACGAGTCCCGGGTTAAAAGCGAATTATCACTGGATTGAAAACCTGCTCTTCAAATTACTTGTCGCAGCCGCGACAGATATCAAGGCTGCATGTTCAGATCTCACTGCCCGGCAAGTATTGTCTCTCGTTGGACGTTCGTTGTTTTTCCGATTTCTTGTAGATCGAAACATCGTGAAAGAGACTGATCTTCCATCGATCTCTCAAAAGGCTGAAAGCCTGTCTGAGCTATTCAGCACACCTCAAGCCATGGAAGACACTTGTCTTTGGTTAGACAAGACTTTCAATGGCGATCTGTTATCGCTTGAAGACAATGGTTACCAGCGAATATTTCGCCATATTGACGATAACATTGAGAAAGTCTGCTGGAGCCTCTCGAATATTCAACATCATGCGGCTAACGGTCAACTTCAACTAGATTGGGGGTGGATCAAGTTTCAACACGTACCAGTGGATGTCTTGAGTCAGGTCTATGAAGACTTTGCGCATCAATTTGTCCCGGATCTTGCCCGTAAGACCAGTGTACATTTTACACCTAGACAGATTGCAGAGGTGGTTATTGAGGGCGCTTTTAGTGCTGTTAAATCTGCGCTGCCACATGAAGCTCGGGTATTGGATCCTTCCGCCGGTGCGGGTGTGTTTTTAGTGCTGGCGTTACGTCGGCTTGTGGCAGAGCATTGGCTACACACTGGTGTGAGACCGACCCGACAAGTTATTCGTCAGGTATTGGCAAATCAGTTATCGGGCTTTGACATCAACCTTGACGCACTCAATATTGCTGCGTTAAGTCTGTATTTGGCGGCACTTGAGTTAGACCCCAAGCCAAGCCCATTGACTGACTTGAAATTTAAGAAGCTTATTGGCTCTGTGCTACGGCTCGTGGACAATGAGTCCCTGGGAACAAAAACTGACCTTGGCAGCCTATCGCAGCCAATAATTCAGGGTATTGAGAACCACTACGATATAGTCGTCGGTAATCCACCTTGGACAGGCTTTAAGGGGGGCGCCGCAAAGTCACTTAACGAGACATTGGCGCAGCTTATACGTCATGAGGCCGATACGACAGTTGCCAAGTCTGAGGCCGACGGCGTGGTGGCGCGCTATGGTTCTCCAGATATCGCATTCCTCTTGGCTGCCAGGTTATGGACAAAACCTGAAGGTGCGATTGCACTTGCGCTTCATGGCCGGTTTTTGTTTCAGAAGGATGCCTATGCACTGCGCCGCCACGTTTTCAGTGTCCTTCGGGTGACCGGCATAATGAATTTTGCTGCATTGAGGCAAGACAAGCGGTTATGGCCTACCAACGATGCGCAGTTCATTCTGTTGGTGGCTGAAAATTCACAACCGAAGCAGTCTGACAGATTTTATTTCATTAGTCCTCGGCAGGAGCCTCAGCTTGCGGCAGTGGGACAGTTCCGCGTTGATCCATCTGCAGCTATACCTGTTTCCTGTCAAGTGCCATGCAAGCATCTCGATGCCTTCAAAGCGCTCTATAAAGGTGGTCCATTAGGCTTCGAGCTTATCTCTCGAATACAGCATGAGAATCGCCACAGTGTCAAAACACAGCTTGATCAACTGAACCTTAAATTCAAAAGTGGTTATCAGTTAGGAAAGGTGGAGAATCGGATTCGTAGCGCTCAACATCTTGTTGGCTGCCCTACTGCAGATTTGAACATGTGTTATCGTGTTGATGAGAGATTTGCTGAAACTTTTGATATAGAAACGTTGCAATGGCCTCGAACTCCTGACATCTATGAAGGGCCACTGTTGTTATTTCGAGAATCTCCTAAGCTTGACCGGGCGGTTCGCGGGGCTCTGGTGAGTGAGACTAAGACAGCCTTTAGCGAGAGCTTCTTTGGATTGTCATTTCGCGGTAAGGTTCAGTACCGCAGTCTTATGGATCTGTTGTATATCCTCTCCTACAGTGATCTTCTCATTTACTACCAGTTGCTAACAAGCGCCAAGTTTGGTGTCGAGCGGGACTCGTCTCTTCAGTGTGATCTTGAAAACTTCCCACTGGTGGACTGGGAAAGTCTGGACAGAGAGATGAATCATCGGGTACGAAAAGTAGCGTCGAAACTCAGCGCTGGAGATCCGTGCTGGAAGGAAGTAGACGAAATCGTAGCTGATATTTACGAACTATCTCACGCTGACCAACAATTGATAAAGGACACTTTGAGTGTAGAGCTTCCGTTTGTGGGGGCAAGGCACTTTGCAAACCAAAGTGTGTCTGAAACGGATCTGATTGCCTTCACGGATGCCTTCAATCGTATTGCGGGTCCATTCTCCAACTCGGAGCACGCTGTTGCTATGCCGCTTGGCAAGCATCGAGGGTGGTCATTCATTCAGATTGGTGGTAACCAAAATCGCGAAGACTTATTTACGATGTTCAAAGAGCTGGAGAGACTGTGTGTGACTGGTGATAGCTACTGGGCATCTCAGCTGCGGTACCACGTTGCAGATGGCATTGAGATTCTGGGCCGAATTGATCAGATGCGGTACTGGACAAAAACTGAAGCGCGTATTCAGGCTTTAGAGTGGTTGCGGCAGTGCGCCGAAGTGGCAGAACAGGAGGTTTAA